In Lagenorhynchus albirostris chromosome 14, mLagAlb1.1, whole genome shotgun sequence, one DNA window encodes the following:
- the SLC25A1 gene encoding tricarboxylate transport protein, mitochondrial isoform X3, whose protein sequence is MPAPRALAAGAPAPGKAALTHPGKAILAGGARARGPRPPPDPAAFPGGLAGGIEICITFPTEYVKTQLQLDERSHPPRYRGIGDCVRQTVRNHGVLGLYRGLSSLLYGSIPKAAVRFGMFEFLSNHMRDAQGRLDSTRGLLCGLGAGVAEAVVVVCPMETIKVKFIHDQTSPSPKYRGFFHGVREIVRQQGDVPGPHGHRAEAGIQPGHSILRHDLLAQLVPRGQPQQAHEPAHHWRVWSHRGRSQCLREHSSGRDQDPDAGSTRAPSPAWAGCAWTWPSCSSSMTRW, encoded by the exons ATGCCCGCGCCCCGCGCTCTGGCGGCCGGCGCGCCAGCGCCTGGGAAGGCCGCGCTCACGCACCCGGGGAAGGCGATCCTGGCAGGTGGGGCACGCGCACGCGGACCCCGACCCCCACCCGACCCCGCCGCGTTTCCGG GCGGCCTGGCGGGTGGCATCGAAATCTGCATCACCTTTCCCACCGAGTATGTGAAAACGCAGCTACAGCTGGACGAGCGCTCGCACCCACCGCGCTACCGGGGCATCG gggacTGCGTGCGGCAGACGGTCCGCAACCATGGCGTCCTGGGCCTGTACCGCGGCCTCAGCTCCCTGCTCTACGGCTCCATTCCGAAGGCGGCCGTCAG GTTCGGGATGTTCGAGTTTCTGAGCAACCACATGCGGGACGCCCAGGGACGGCTGGACAGCACGCGCGGGCTGCTGTGCGGCCTGGGCGCTGGTGTGGCCGAGGCCGTGGTGGTCGTGTGCCCCATGGAGACCATCAAG GTGAAGTTCATCCATGACCAgacctcccccagccccaaatACAGAGGATTCTTCCACGGGGTCAGGGAGATCGTGCGGCAACAAG GGGACGTACCAGGGCCTCACGGCCACCGTGCTGAAGCAGGGATCCAACCAGGCCATTCGATTCTTCGTCATGACCTCCTTGCGCAACTGGTACCGAG GGGACAACCCCAACAAGCCCATGAACCCGCTCATCACTGGCGTGTTTGGAGCCATCGCGGGCGCAGCCAGTGTCTTCGGGAACACTCCTCTGGACGTGATCAAGACCCGGATGcag
- the SLC25A1 gene encoding tricarboxylate transport protein, mitochondrial isoform X2: protein MPAPRALAAGAPAPGKAALTHPGKAILAGGARARGPRPPPDPAAFPGGLAGGIEICITFPTEYVKTQLQLDERSHPPRYRGIGDCVRQTVRNHGVLGLYRGLSSLLYGSIPKAAVRFGMFEFLSNHMRDAQGRLDSTRGLLCGLGAGVAEAVVVVCPMETIKVKFIHDQTSPSPKYRGFFHGVREIVRQQGDVPGPHGHRAEAGIQPGHSILRHDLLAQLVPRGQPQQAHEPAHHWRVWSHRGRSQCLREHSSGRDQDPDAGPGGAQVPQHVGLRPADPEERGAQGVLQGHRPPPGPGVPGRGHRVRHL, encoded by the exons ATGCCCGCGCCCCGCGCTCTGGCGGCCGGCGCGCCAGCGCCTGGGAAGGCCGCGCTCACGCACCCGGGGAAGGCGATCCTGGCAGGTGGGGCACGCGCACGCGGACCCCGACCCCCACCCGACCCCGCCGCGTTTCCGG GCGGCCTGGCGGGTGGCATCGAAATCTGCATCACCTTTCCCACCGAGTATGTGAAAACGCAGCTACAGCTGGACGAGCGCTCGCACCCACCGCGCTACCGGGGCATCG gggacTGCGTGCGGCAGACGGTCCGCAACCATGGCGTCCTGGGCCTGTACCGCGGCCTCAGCTCCCTGCTCTACGGCTCCATTCCGAAGGCGGCCGTCAG GTTCGGGATGTTCGAGTTTCTGAGCAACCACATGCGGGACGCCCAGGGACGGCTGGACAGCACGCGCGGGCTGCTGTGCGGCCTGGGCGCTGGTGTGGCCGAGGCCGTGGTGGTCGTGTGCCCCATGGAGACCATCAAG GTGAAGTTCATCCATGACCAgacctcccccagccccaaatACAGAGGATTCTTCCACGGGGTCAGGGAGATCGTGCGGCAACAAG GGGACGTACCAGGGCCTCACGGCCACCGTGCTGAAGCAGGGATCCAACCAGGCCATTCGATTCTTCGTCATGACCTCCTTGCGCAACTGGTACCGAG GGGACAACCCCAACAAGCCCATGAACCCGCTCATCACTGGCGTGTTTGGAGCCATCGCGGGCGCAGCCAGTGTCTTCGGGAACACTCCTCTGGACGTGATCAAGACCCGGATGcag GGCCTGGAGGCGCACAAGTACCGCAACACGTGGGACTGCGGCCTGCAGATCCTGAGGAACGAGGGGCCCAAGGc
- the SLC25A1 gene encoding tricarboxylate transport protein, mitochondrial isoform X4 codes for MPAPRALAAGAPAPGKAALTHPGKAILAGGARARGPRPPPDPAAFPGGLAGGIEICITFPTEYVKTQLQLDERSHPPRYRGIGDCVRQTVRNHGVLGLYRGLSSLLYGSIPKAAVRFGMFEFLSNHMRDAQGRLDSTRGLLCGLGAGVAEAVVVVCPMETIKVKFIHDQTSPSPKYRGFFHGVREIVRQQGLKGTYQGLTATVLKQGSNQAIRFFVMTSLRNWYRGDNPNKPMNPLITGVFGAIAGAASVFGNTPLDVIKTRMQVLQGHRPPPGPGVPGRGHRVRHL; via the exons ATGCCCGCGCCCCGCGCTCTGGCGGCCGGCGCGCCAGCGCCTGGGAAGGCCGCGCTCACGCACCCGGGGAAGGCGATCCTGGCAGGTGGGGCACGCGCACGCGGACCCCGACCCCCACCCGACCCCGCCGCGTTTCCGG GCGGCCTGGCGGGTGGCATCGAAATCTGCATCACCTTTCCCACCGAGTATGTGAAAACGCAGCTACAGCTGGACGAGCGCTCGCACCCACCGCGCTACCGGGGCATCG gggacTGCGTGCGGCAGACGGTCCGCAACCATGGCGTCCTGGGCCTGTACCGCGGCCTCAGCTCCCTGCTCTACGGCTCCATTCCGAAGGCGGCCGTCAG GTTCGGGATGTTCGAGTTTCTGAGCAACCACATGCGGGACGCCCAGGGACGGCTGGACAGCACGCGCGGGCTGCTGTGCGGCCTGGGCGCTGGTGTGGCCGAGGCCGTGGTGGTCGTGTGCCCCATGGAGACCATCAAG GTGAAGTTCATCCATGACCAgacctcccccagccccaaatACAGAGGATTCTTCCACGGGGTCAGGGAGATCGTGCGGCAACAAG GGCTGAAGGGGACGTACCAGGGCCTCACGGCCACCGTGCTGAAGCAGGGATCCAACCAGGCCATTCGATTCTTCGTCATGACCTCCTTGCGCAACTGGTACCGAG GGGACAACCCCAACAAGCCCATGAACCCGCTCATCACTGGCGTGTTTGGAGCCATCGCGGGCGCAGCCAGTGTCTTCGGGAACACTCCTCTGGACGTGATCAAGACCCGGATGcag